From the genome of Bradyrhizobium elkanii USDA 76, one region includes:
- a CDS encoding xanthine dehydrogenase family protein molybdopterin-binding subunit, whose protein sequence is MTAPVVLDRRSVLAGGGALIVSFSLRHAVAQEQTATQSPELPGSLAKSPNLDSWIRIDANGQVTAFTGKAELGQGFRTAFQQIAAEQLDIPFDALKVITADTKLTANEGYTSGSHSMQDSGTAILHAAAQARMLLVAEAAKRFDLAPDVLRTENAAVVAPDGRRLGYGELVAADMLHVQAQPTSSLKDPANFKVMGQPVPRVDIPAKVTGGAAYVQDMRLPGMVHARVVRPLSYGAQLVECDTAAIEKMPGVIQVVRDGNFLAVVAEKEFSAVKAMHALAAAAKWRESAKLPNQHDLANVLTALPSQDFAIFQRSDPTVSGARSLQATYTRPYQSHGSIGPSCAVAQFVDGAMTVWTHTQGVYPDRQAIAEMLGMTPASVRLIHVEGSGCYGHNGADDAAADAALVARALPGRPIRVQWMREEEHGWEPYGPAMVTKLSASLTADGKVADWNFAVWSNTHSMRPGGAGALLAAQHMARSFAVPAPKPLPLPEGGGDRNAIPIYNFPNAHVMHHFIPAMPLRISAMRALGAYHNVFSTESFMDELAALAGADPVEFRLRHLDDQRGRAVVEKAAEEFGWTRGRQPPRNGGYGFAFARYKNLAAYCAIASEVEVDRETGRARLVRAVAAVDAGQVVNPDGITNQIEGAIVQSTSWTLYESVTFDDTRITSIDWQTYPILRFNAVPDSIAVHIINRPGQPFLGSGETGQGPAAASLANAIAHATGKRLRDLPLSRKRIKDAIDA, encoded by the coding sequence ATGACCGCGCCGGTGGTTCTCGATCGCCGCAGCGTGCTGGCGGGCGGCGGCGCGCTGATCGTCAGCTTCTCGTTGCGGCATGCGGTGGCGCAGGAGCAGACTGCTACGCAGAGCCCGGAGTTGCCGGGCAGTCTGGCGAAATCGCCCAATCTGGATTCCTGGATCCGTATCGATGCCAATGGCCAGGTCACGGCCTTTACGGGCAAGGCCGAACTCGGCCAGGGATTCCGCACTGCGTTCCAGCAGATCGCGGCCGAGCAGCTCGATATTCCCTTCGATGCGCTGAAGGTGATCACCGCTGACACCAAACTCACGGCGAACGAGGGCTACACGTCCGGCAGTCATTCGATGCAGGACAGCGGCACGGCGATCCTGCATGCCGCAGCGCAGGCGCGCATGTTGCTGGTGGCCGAGGCGGCAAAGCGTTTCGACTTGGCGCCCGATGTCTTGCGAACCGAGAACGCCGCCGTCGTCGCTCCCGATGGCCGGCGTCTCGGCTATGGCGAGCTTGTCGCCGCGGACATGTTGCACGTCCAGGCGCAACCGACATCAAGCCTGAAGGATCCGGCGAACTTCAAGGTGATGGGCCAGCCGGTGCCGCGCGTCGACATTCCGGCCAAGGTCACGGGCGGCGCCGCCTATGTGCAGGACATGCGGCTTCCCGGCATGGTGCACGCGCGCGTGGTGCGCCCGCTGAGCTACGGCGCGCAGCTCGTGGAATGCGACACGGCCGCAATCGAGAAAATGCCCGGCGTGATTCAAGTCGTGCGCGACGGCAACTTCCTGGCCGTGGTGGCGGAGAAGGAATTTTCAGCGGTCAAGGCCATGCACGCGCTGGCCGCCGCCGCGAAGTGGCGGGAGAGCGCGAAGCTGCCGAACCAGCACGATCTGGCCAACGTGCTGACTGCGCTGCCGTCGCAGGATTTCGCGATCTTCCAGCGTAGCGATCCCACGGTGAGCGGCGCGCGGTCGCTCCAAGCGACCTATACGCGGCCTTACCAGTCGCACGGCTCGATCGGGCCGTCCTGCGCGGTCGCGCAATTCGTCGATGGCGCGATGACGGTGTGGACGCACACGCAGGGCGTCTATCCCGACCGGCAGGCGATCGCCGAGATGCTCGGTATGACGCCCGCCAGCGTCCGCCTGATCCATGTCGAAGGCTCCGGCTGTTACGGCCACAATGGCGCCGACGATGCCGCGGCCGATGCCGCGCTGGTCGCCCGGGCGCTGCCAGGGCGCCCAATTCGGGTGCAGTGGATGCGCGAGGAGGAGCACGGCTGGGAGCCGTATGGTCCGGCGATGGTGACGAAATTGAGCGCGTCGCTCACGGCCGACGGCAAAGTTGCCGACTGGAATTTCGCGGTGTGGAGCAACACTCATTCGATGCGGCCGGGCGGCGCCGGCGCGCTGCTTGCGGCCCAGCACATGGCGCGATCATTCGCGGTGCCCGCACCAAAGCCGTTGCCGTTGCCGGAAGGTGGCGGCGACCGCAACGCGATCCCGATCTACAACTTTCCGAACGCGCATGTGATGCATCACTTCATCCCCGCGATGCCGCTGCGGATCTCCGCGATGCGCGCGCTCGGTGCGTATCACAACGTGTTCTCGACCGAGAGCTTCATGGATGAACTGGCCGCTCTCGCCGGCGCCGATCCAGTCGAGTTTCGCCTCAGGCATCTCGACGACCAGCGCGGCCGCGCGGTGGTCGAGAAAGCCGCGGAGGAATTCGGCTGGACGCGCGGGCGGCAGCCGCCGCGGAATGGCGGCTACGGCTTTGCGTTCGCGCGCTACAAGAATCTCGCCGCCTATTGCGCCATCGCGTCCGAGGTCGAGGTCGATCGCGAAACCGGGCGGGCCCGGCTGGTGCGCGCGGTCGCCGCCGTCGATGCCGGCCAGGTCGTCAATCCGGACGGCATCACCAACCAGATCGAGGGCGCGATCGTGCAGTCGACGAGCTGGACGCTGTATGAAAGCGTCACCTTCGACGACACAAGGATCACCAGCATCGACTGGCAGACCTACCCGATCCTGCGCTTCAATGCGGTGCCCGACAGCATCGCCGTCCACATCATCAACCGTCCGGGCCAGCCGTTCCTCGGCAGCGGCGAGACCGGGCAGGGGCCGGCCGCCGCCTCGCTCGCCAATGCCATCGCGCATGCAACCGGCAAGCGGCTGCGCGACCTGCCGCTCAGCCGCAAACGGATCAAGGACGCGATC
- a CDS encoding (2Fe-2S)-binding protein — MMTLKVNGRDHQVDAEADTPLLYVLRNDLALNAAKFGCGLGQCGSCTVIVDGKAVLSCVTPLVLVEGKQVTTLEGLGTVAAPAPIQRAFMEEQAAQCGYCIAGMMMRAQALLMRNAKPSDAQIRAELEPNLCRCGTHMRILRAVHHAARLMDTADAASDRSVR; from the coding sequence ATGATGACATTGAAGGTCAATGGCAGGGATCATCAGGTCGATGCGGAGGCGGATACGCCGCTGCTCTATGTGCTGCGCAATGATCTAGCGCTCAATGCCGCCAAGTTCGGCTGCGGGCTCGGGCAATGCGGCTCCTGCACGGTGATCGTCGACGGCAAGGCGGTGCTGTCCTGCGTCACGCCGCTGGTTCTGGTCGAGGGCAAGCAGGTGACGACGCTCGAGGGGCTCGGCACCGTGGCCGCGCCGGCACCGATCCAGCGCGCCTTCATGGAGGAGCAGGCGGCACAGTGCGGCTACTGCATCGCCGGGATGATGATGCGCGCGCAGGCGCTCTTGATGCGCAACGCGAAGCCATCCGATGCGCAGATCCGTGCCGAACTGGAGCCGAATCTCTGCCGCTGCGGCACCCATATGCGCATCCTGCGCGCGGTGCACCATGCCGCCAGGTTGATGGATACGGCCGACGCCGCAAGCGACAGGAGCGTCCGATGA
- a CDS encoding c-type cytochrome: MTGQLRIITGIAAIVLVAGAAAAFAVAWRPQIAAIAPPRADTFDPDVVKRGRELAAIGNCNTCHTVQGGATYAGGLPVPTPFGIVFSSNITPDAETGIGRWPEEAFVRAMRSGVARDGQHLYPTFPYDHFTNVSDADDRALYAFLMTRQPVHASPPANQLSFPLNYRPLIAGWKLLYLRSGDAPQDAAKGAEWNRGAYLVEGLAHCGACHTPRNALGAERVNAQFSGGEVDNWHAYALNDTSHAPVRWTADTLYAYLRHGWQADHGTARGPMAEVVGNLATVPDSDVRAIAVYMADISGARAPDRKRPADVIAQSSSDDAAQTHAAGAAIYAAACASCHEGNRALPYGGVNLALSTAIASPDPRNLLNIVLSGVGAVEGERSPIMPGFSASIDDAQMVALTAYLRERFGKRPAWANLDKAVRDARAVQATSLAARDTPAESRQRGKP, from the coding sequence ATGACCGGTCAGCTGCGGATCATCACAGGCATTGCCGCGATCGTACTGGTCGCGGGCGCGGCGGCAGCCTTTGCCGTCGCCTGGCGGCCGCAGATTGCCGCCATTGCGCCGCCGCGGGCCGATACCTTCGACCCTGACGTGGTCAAACGCGGCCGCGAACTCGCCGCGATCGGCAATTGCAACACCTGCCACACCGTGCAGGGTGGCGCGACTTATGCCGGCGGGCTCCCGGTTCCAACGCCGTTCGGCATCGTCTTCTCATCCAACATCACGCCGGATGCCGAAACCGGCATCGGGCGTTGGCCGGAGGAGGCGTTCGTCCGCGCGATGCGCTCGGGTGTGGCGCGCGATGGCCAGCATCTCTATCCGACCTTCCCCTATGACCATTTCACCAACGTCTCGGATGCGGACGACCGGGCACTGTATGCGTTCCTGATGACGCGGCAGCCGGTCCACGCGTCACCGCCGGCGAATCAGCTTTCGTTTCCGTTGAACTATCGACCGCTGATTGCAGGGTGGAAGCTGCTGTATCTGCGCAGCGGCGATGCCCCTCAGGACGCGGCGAAGGGTGCGGAATGGAACCGCGGCGCCTATCTGGTGGAGGGGCTCGCGCATTGCGGCGCCTGCCACACGCCGCGCAACGCGCTCGGCGCCGAGCGTGTCAATGCGCAGTTCTCCGGCGGCGAGGTCGACAATTGGCACGCCTACGCGCTGAACGACACCTCGCACGCCCCGGTGCGGTGGACCGCCGACACGCTGTATGCCTATTTGCGCCACGGCTGGCAGGCCGATCATGGCACCGCGCGCGGGCCGATGGCTGAAGTGGTCGGCAATCTGGCGACGGTGCCCGATAGCGACGTGCGGGCCATCGCCGTGTACATGGCCGATATCTCGGGCGCGCGGGCGCCGGATCGCAAGCGGCCGGCCGACGTCATCGCGCAATCGTCTTCCGATGATGCGGCGCAGACCCATGCGGCCGGCGCAGCGATCTATGCCGCGGCGTGCGCCTCCTGCCATGAGGGCAACCGCGCGCTGCCCTATGGCGGCGTCAATCTCGCGCTCAGCACGGCGATCGCAAGCCCCGACCCGCGCAACCTCCTCAATATCGTGCTGTCGGGCGTCGGCGCCGTCGAAGGCGAGCGCAGCCCGATCATGCCGGGCTTCTCCGCCAGCATCGATGATGCGCAGATGGTCGCGCTCACGGCCTATCTGCGCGAGCGGTTCGGCAAGCGGCCGGCGTGGGCCAATCTCGACAAAGCGGTGCGCGATGCGCGCGCGGTGCAGGCGACGTCGCTTGCGGCGCGCGACACGCCAGCGGAATCCAGACAGCGAGGCAAGCCATGA
- the recQ gene encoding DNA helicase RecQ produces the protein MTAQPALDRASAPSRDALSVLSSVFGLSGFRGAQENIIRHVTDGGNCLVLMPTGGGKSLCYQLPSLLRDGCGIVVSPLIALMRDQVAGLTEAGVNAAVLNSTLSYEEASEVERRLLAGDLDLLYVAPERLLTPRCLNLLGQAQIALFAIDEAHCVSQWGHDFRPEYIGLSALAERFPKVPRIALTATADALTRREIAERLQLTDAPQFVASFDRPNIRYEIVDKQNATTQLKTFIKERHAGDAGVVYCLSRAKVEDVAAALSEAGIAALPYHAGLDAGVRARHQDRFLNEDGLVIVATIAFGMGIDKPDVRFVAHLDLPKSIEAYYQETGRAGRDGKPSAAWMAYGLSDIVQQRRMIDESTGSDAFKRVSVGKLDALVALAETVHCRRQRLLGYFGETRTEESCGNCDNCLTPPRVRDGKVLAQKLLSCVYRTGQRFGAMHLIDVLVGRLTERVKQFNHDQLSVFGIGRELNEKQWRAVLRQLVAMGHLRADSDAFGALVLTDSARGVLKGETAVMLREQPEGARNRAVRGKSRRGELVPAADSPGGVANPALHAALRAWRSDVARQRGVPAYVVLHDSTIDGIAAMRPDTLGELRNIAGIGDKKLEHYGDELIRIVKSNDG, from the coding sequence ATGACCGCCCAGCCCGCCCTCGATCGCGCATCCGCCCCGTCTCGCGACGCGCTGTCCGTGCTCAGTTCCGTGTTCGGCCTGTCGGGCTTCCGCGGCGCGCAGGAAAACATCATCCGCCACGTCACCGATGGCGGCAATTGCCTGGTGCTGATGCCGACCGGCGGCGGCAAGTCGCTGTGCTACCAATTGCCGTCGCTGCTGCGCGACGGCTGCGGCATCGTGGTATCGCCTTTGATCGCGCTGATGCGCGACCAGGTCGCGGGCCTCACTGAAGCCGGCGTCAACGCCGCGGTGCTGAATTCGACGCTGTCCTATGAGGAAGCCTCCGAGGTCGAGCGGCGGCTGCTCGCCGGCGATCTCGACCTGCTCTATGTGGCGCCGGAGCGGCTGCTCACGCCGCGCTGCCTCAATCTGCTCGGCCAGGCGCAGATCGCGCTGTTTGCGATCGACGAGGCGCATTGCGTCTCGCAATGGGGCCATGACTTCCGCCCGGAGTATATCGGCCTGTCCGCACTCGCCGAGCGCTTCCCCAAAGTGCCGCGCATCGCGCTGACCGCGACCGCGGACGCGCTGACCCGGAGGGAGATCGCCGAGCGGCTGCAGCTGACCGACGCACCGCAATTCGTCGCGAGCTTCGACCGGCCCAATATCCGCTACGAGATCGTCGACAAGCAGAATGCGACCACGCAGCTGAAGACCTTCATCAAGGAACGGCATGCCGGCGACGCCGGCGTGGTCTATTGCCTGTCCCGCGCCAAGGTCGAGGATGTCGCGGCGGCGCTCAGCGAGGCCGGCATTGCGGCGCTGCCCTATCATGCCGGTCTCGATGCCGGCGTGCGCGCCCGGCATCAGGACCGCTTCCTCAACGAGGACGGGCTCGTGATCGTCGCCACGATCGCCTTCGGCATGGGGATCGACAAGCCCGACGTGCGCTTCGTCGCGCATCTCGATCTGCCGAAGAGCATCGAAGCCTACTACCAGGAGACCGGGCGTGCCGGCCGCGACGGCAAGCCGTCGGCCGCGTGGATGGCCTACGGGCTCTCCGACATCGTGCAGCAGCGCCGCATGATCGATGAATCGACCGGCTCCGACGCCTTCAAGCGCGTCTCGGTCGGCAAGCTCGACGCGCTGGTTGCGCTGGCTGAAACGGTGCATTGCCGCCGGCAGCGCCTGCTCGGCTATTTCGGCGAGACCCGCACGGAGGAAAGCTGCGGCAATTGCGACAACTGCCTGACGCCGCCGCGCGTCCGCGACGGCAAGGTGCTTGCACAAAAGCTGCTGTCCTGCGTCTACCGCACCGGCCAGCGTTTTGGCGCCATGCACCTGATCGACGTGCTGGTCGGGCGGCTGACCGAACGGGTCAAGCAGTTCAACCACGACCAGCTGTCGGTGTTCGGCATCGGCCGCGAGCTCAATGAGAAGCAATGGCGCGCGGTGTTGCGCCAGCTGGTGGCGATGGGCCATCTGCGCGCCGACAGCGACGCCTTCGGCGCGCTTGTTCTGACCGACAGCGCCCGCGGCGTGCTGAAGGGCGAGACCGCGGTGATGCTGCGCGAGCAGCCGGAAGGGGCGCGCAACCGCGCGGTCCGCGGCAAGTCGCGCCGCGGCGAGCTTGTGCCCGCAGCCGACAGCCCGGGCGGTGTCGCAAATCCCGCGCTGCATGCGGCGTTGCGCGCCTGGCGCTCGGACGTCGCGCGCCAGCGCGGCGTGCCGGCCTATGTCGTGCTGCACGATTCGACCATCGACGGCATCGCCGCGATGCGGCCGGACACGCTGGGCGAGCTGCGCAACATCGCCGGGATCGGCGACAAGAAGCTCGAGCATTACGGCGACGAGCTGATCCGCATCGTGAAGTCCAACGACGGCTGA
- a CDS encoding flavin-containing monooxygenase: MAQESTARKAARPAETGTFDAVVIGAGFAGMYMLHRLRSLGFTARVYEAGGGVGGTWYWNRYPGARCDVESLQYSFSFSEELDQDWSWSEKYSPQPEILAYANHVADRFDLRSQIVFDTRVTAATFDELAGTWLIETDRGDRVTAKFCIMAVGCLSAPNRPAFPGMADFRGPIYHTGEWPHEGVDFTGLRVGVIGTGSSAIQSIPIIAQQASSLTVFQRTATWSVPAWNERLSAEYLKEAKAHYPELRAKARARPTGFYFQFNAQPALQASEQEREQLYEEAWQRGGLPFLGAFGDLLFEKAANDTIADFAREKIRGIVKDPATAELLCPRNVFGCKRLCVDTNYFETYNLPHVKLVDVSTTPIDRFTTEGVVVDGTEYKFDAIVSATGFAAMTGSFDKIAITGRGGQTLAEKWRAGPRAYLGLASEGFPNLFMITGPGSPSVLASMIQAIEQHVDWLADCISHMRDIGAGTIEAVRDDEDAWVAHVNDVSTVSLRSTCSSWYVGANIPGRPRVFMPYIGGFPIYVQKCNEVMNSGYDGFVLQGGRNGNAPPQVRFTERWQVPLDIEVISPAAVAAKRVPVI, translated from the coding sequence ATGGCTCAGGAGAGCACCGCGCGCAAGGCTGCGCGCCCTGCCGAAACCGGAACGTTCGACGCCGTAGTGATCGGTGCCGGGTTCGCCGGCATGTACATGCTGCATCGGCTGCGCAGTCTCGGCTTCACCGCGCGGGTCTATGAGGCCGGCGGCGGCGTCGGCGGCACCTGGTACTGGAATCGCTATCCCGGCGCGCGTTGCGACGTCGAGAGCCTGCAATATTCCTTCTCGTTCTCCGAGGAACTCGATCAGGACTGGAGCTGGTCGGAGAAGTATTCTCCGCAGCCCGAAATTCTCGCCTACGCCAATCACGTCGCCGATCGCTTCGACCTGCGCAGCCAGATCGTGTTCGACACCCGCGTCACCGCGGCGACCTTCGACGAGCTGGCAGGCACCTGGCTGATCGAGACCGACCGCGGCGACAGGGTCACCGCAAAGTTCTGCATCATGGCGGTCGGCTGCCTGTCGGCGCCGAACCGGCCGGCTTTCCCAGGCATGGCGGATTTCCGCGGACCGATCTATCACACCGGCGAATGGCCGCATGAGGGCGTCGACTTCACCGGCCTGCGCGTCGGCGTGATCGGCACCGGCTCGTCGGCGATCCAGTCGATTCCGATCATCGCGCAGCAGGCCTCCTCGCTCACCGTGTTTCAGCGCACCGCGACCTGGTCGGTCCCGGCGTGGAACGAGCGGCTGTCGGCGGAATATCTCAAGGAAGCCAAGGCGCATTATCCGGAGCTGCGCGCCAAGGCCCGCGCGCGCCCGACCGGCTTCTATTTCCAATTCAACGCCCAGCCCGCGTTGCAGGCGAGCGAGCAGGAGCGCGAGCAACTCTATGAGGAGGCCTGGCAGCGCGGCGGCCTGCCCTTCCTCGGCGCGTTCGGCGACCTCCTGTTCGAGAAGGCCGCCAACGACACCATCGCCGATTTCGCGCGCGAGAAGATCCGCGGCATCGTCAAGGATCCCGCGACGGCCGAGCTGCTGTGCCCGCGAAACGTGTTCGGCTGCAAGCGGCTCTGCGTCGACACCAATTATTTCGAGACCTACAATCTGCCGCATGTGAAGCTGGTCGACGTGTCGACGACGCCGATCGATCGCTTCACGACCGAAGGCGTCGTGGTCGACGGCACCGAATACAAGTTCGATGCGATCGTCTCCGCCACCGGCTTTGCCGCCATGACGGGCTCGTTCGACAAGATCGCGATCACCGGCCGCGGCGGCCAGACGCTGGCCGAGAAATGGCGTGCGGGCCCGCGCGCCTATCTCGGCCTTGCCTCCGAGGGCTTTCCGAACCTGTTCATGATCACCGGGCCCGGCAGCCCATCAGTGCTCGCCAGCATGATCCAGGCGATCGAGCAGCATGTCGACTGGCTGGCGGATTGCATCAGTCACATGCGCGACATCGGCGCCGGCACGATCGAGGCGGTCCGCGACGACGAGGACGCCTGGGTCGCCCACGTCAACGACGTCTCCACAGTCTCGCTGCGCTCGACCTGCAGCTCCTGGTATGTCGGCGCCAACATCCCGGGCCGCCCCCGCGTGTTCATGCCCTATATCGGCGGCTTCCCGATCTATGTGCAGAAGTGCAATGAGGTGATGAACTCGGGTTACGACGGCTTCGTGCTGCAGGGCGGGCGCAACGGCAATGCACCGCCGCAGGTGCGTTTCACCGAGCGCTGGCAGGTGCCGCTCGACATCGAGGTGATCTCGCCGGCCGCGGTCGCCGCGAAGCGGGTTCCCGTGATCTGA
- a CDS encoding metallophosphoesterase, producing the protein MADTALQGLIERIGADHVVRRLGIEAAHEKQLFGQGTLVFNVENWKLAPRIIETALKVTGLHGRARRNADRVEVRRNLVTSARLPAAFDGFTILQLSDLHADISQGAMRHLADIVRDIACDICVLTGDYRGKTYGPFETSLALMRDLCARIKLPLYGVLGNHDSIRMTPALEAMGIRMLFNEQEPITRDGATIHLAGIDDAHFYRTDDIATAAAAIPRDAFSILLAHTPESYRVAAAAGFDLMLSGHTHGGQLCLPGGIAIKLEARLPRRMGSGAWRFGALAGYTSAGAGTSLAPVRLNCPAEITVHTLQRLG; encoded by the coding sequence ATGGCCGACACGGCACTGCAGGGATTGATCGAGCGGATCGGCGCCGACCATGTGGTGCGCCGGCTTGGGATCGAGGCCGCGCACGAGAAGCAGCTGTTCGGCCAGGGCACGCTGGTGTTCAACGTCGAGAACTGGAAGCTGGCGCCGCGGATCATCGAGACCGCGCTCAAGGTGACCGGCCTCCATGGCCGCGCGCGGCGCAACGCCGACAGGGTCGAAGTGCGGCGCAATCTGGTGACGTCGGCGCGGCTGCCGGCGGCCTTCGACGGCTTCACCATCCTGCAGCTCAGCGATCTTCACGCCGACATCAGCCAAGGCGCGATGCGGCACCTGGCTGACATCGTGCGCGATATCGCCTGCGATATCTGCGTTCTCACCGGCGACTACCGCGGCAAGACGTATGGGCCGTTTGAAACGAGCCTCGCGCTGATGCGGGATCTGTGCGCGCGGATCAAGCTGCCGCTCTACGGCGTCCTCGGCAATCACGACAGCATCCGCATGACGCCGGCACTGGAGGCGATGGGCATCAGGATGCTGTTCAATGAGCAGGAGCCGATCACGCGCGATGGCGCGACGATCCACCTCGCCGGGATCGACGACGCGCATTTCTATCGCACCGACGACATTGCAACAGCCGCGGCGGCAATCCCGCGCGATGCATTCTCGATCCTGCTGGCGCATACGCCGGAATCCTATCGCGTGGCGGCGGCGGCCGGCTTCGACCTGATGCTGAGCGGCCATACCCATGGCGGCCAGCTTTGCCTGCCCGGCGGCATCGCGATCAAGCTGGAGGCACGGCTGCCGCGCCGGATGGGCAGCGGCGCCTGGCGGTTCGGGGCGCTTGCCGGCTACACATCGGCCGGCGCCGGCACCAGCCTTGCGCCGGTGCGGCTCAACTGTCCGGCCGAGATCACCGTGCACACGCTGCAGCGGCTCGGTTGA
- a CDS encoding S1C family serine protease, producing MRVAIWAVVAAAWLFASATPSNARGPYGSISVGNWKGGAFTNDKNGAFTHCSAGTTYQSGIFFMVSIAENGSWRLGFAHESWRLTAGEAFPLALTFDGQPAFNVYGMPLGTQLVNVEMPVNSALINQFRKARQMTAFAQGQLFQFNLNQTAQLLPALLNCVVSVKKNGVANAGEFAVATKPAAAPPQQAAPGPTQKPARSGTGTGFVVSSSGHVVTNHHVVGGCSEITGNLSGEAPVKLRLVSDDETNDLALLQAPTPFKDVVSLRQNPILVGNGVVAIGYPYHGLLTSDFTVTTGIVSSLSGILNDTRHLQISAAVQPGNSGGPLFDLTGAVVGVVAAKLDAVRMARATGTIPENINFAIKTGALRDFLDNSAVAYRTAEWREEMKKETAEIARNARGYTLLITCTVNEQSANAKKGN from the coding sequence ATGAGAGTTGCGATCTGGGCGGTCGTTGCGGCCGCGTGGCTGTTTGCGTCTGCAACTCCGTCGAATGCCCGCGGTCCCTACGGTTCGATCAGCGTCGGCAACTGGAAGGGTGGCGCCTTCACCAACGACAAGAATGGCGCCTTCACCCATTGCTCGGCGGGCACCACGTATCAAAGCGGCATCTTCTTCATGGTGTCGATCGCCGAGAATGGCAGCTGGCGCCTGGGTTTTGCCCACGAGAGCTGGCGCCTGACGGCGGGCGAGGCCTTTCCGCTCGCGCTGACCTTCGACGGCCAGCCGGCCTTCAACGTCTACGGCATGCCGCTCGGCACCCAGCTCGTGAATGTCGAGATGCCGGTGAATTCGGCGCTGATCAACCAGTTTCGCAAGGCGCGCCAGATGACCGCCTTCGCGCAGGGCCAGTTGTTTCAGTTCAACCTCAATCAGACCGCGCAGCTGCTGCCGGCACTGCTCAACTGCGTCGTCTCGGTCAAGAAGAACGGCGTCGCCAATGCCGGCGAGTTCGCCGTCGCGACAAAGCCCGCGGCTGCGCCGCCGCAGCAGGCGGCTCCGGGACCCACGCAGAAACCGGCGAGATCGGGGACGGGGACCGGCTTTGTGGTCAGCAGCAGCGGCCACGTCGTCACCAATCACCATGTCGTCGGCGGCTGCAGCGAGATCACGGGCAACCTGAGCGGCGAGGCGCCGGTCAAGCTGCGCCTGGTGTCCGATGACGAGACCAATGATCTCGCGTTGCTGCAGGCGCCGACCCCGTTCAAGGATGTCGTCAGCCTCAGGCAAAACCCCATCCTGGTCGGCAACGGCGTGGTGGCGATCGGCTATCCCTATCACGGATTGCTGACATCCGATTTCACGGTCACCACGGGCATTGTCTCTTCGTTGAGCGGCATCCTCAACGATACCCGTCATCTGCAGATCAGCGCCGCCGTGCAGCCCGGCAACAGCGGCGGTCCGCTGTTCGATCTCACCGGCGCGGTGGTCGGCGTCGTGGCTGCCAAGCTCGACGCGGTCAGGATGGCGCGGGCGACGGGGACCATCCCGGAGAACATCAACTTCGCGATCAAGACCGGCGCGCTGCGCGACTTCCTCGACAACAGCGCGGTGGCGTACCGGACCGCCGAGTGGCGCGAGGAGATGAAGAAGGAAACCGCCGAGATTGCCAGGAATGCGCGCGGCTACACGCTGCTGATCACCTGCACGGTGAACGAGCAGAGCGCGAACGCGAAGAAGGGCAATTGA